The following proteins come from a genomic window of Neptunomonas concharum:
- the secA gene encoding preprotein translocase subunit SecA yields the protein MLTSFLKKIFGSKNDRELKRMGKLVKLINAFEEEIEKLSDEELKAKTEAFRQRLSEGTALDELLPEAFAVVREASKRTMGMRHFDVQMIGGITLHEGCVAEMRTGEGKTLVATLPVYLNALSGKGVHVVTVNDYLASRDAEWMRPLYESLGLTVGVVLSRQDPEVKRTAYACDITYGTNNEFGFDYLRDNMAFSLAEKVQRDFNFAVVDEVDSILIDEARTPLIISGPAEDSSAMYQKINTFIPNLKKFDGEIDPKDTQQEIEEHFVVDEKNRTVELTEAGHQIVEDMLTQQGVLAEGESLYAPHNLNLLHHVLAALRAHNLFTRDKDYIVQDGQVVIVDEHTGRIMPGRRWSEGLHQAVEAKEGVAIQLESQTLASTTFQNYFRLYDKLAGMTGTADTEAFELRQIYGLDVIVIPTNRPVSRIDMNDIVFLTMEEKYDAIIKEIRDCQERGQPTLVGTASVESSELISNYLNKAGVKHNVLNAKNHEREANIIAEAGRPGAVTIATNMAGRGTDIMLGGKLELELEALENPTDADIEAMKQDWEQRHAKVLEAGGLHIIGTERHESRRIDNQLRGRAGRQGDPGSSRFFLSLEDDLMRIFASERVRTFMQALGMEKGEAIEHKMVSNAIEKAQRKVEGRNFDIRKSLLEYDDVANDQRTVIYAQRNELMETDDVSDSIIAIREEMVESTISNFIPPQSIEEQWDIPGLERSLQAEYGLEMPVQQWLDEDSTLHEETLREKILNEIKAAYAAKEAVVGEQSIRLFEKQVMLQVLDTLWKEHLQTMDHLRQGIHLRGYAQKNPKQEYKRESFELFQGLLENIKRDVIKIISHVQVQMPEEVEAMEQQRREQAERQQMNFEHDSENALAEGAEESADQGGDTFVREERKVGRNEPCPCGSGKKYKQCHGKLS from the coding sequence ATGCTGACCTCATTCCTGAAAAAAATCTTTGGTAGCAAAAATGATCGAGAGCTGAAACGTATGGGGAAGCTGGTAAAGCTGATCAATGCGTTTGAAGAAGAGATAGAGAAACTCTCTGATGAAGAGCTAAAAGCAAAAACAGAAGCGTTTCGTCAGCGCCTTTCAGAAGGTACGGCCTTAGATGAGCTGCTACCAGAAGCCTTTGCTGTGGTGCGTGAAGCCTCTAAACGTACAATGGGGATGCGTCATTTTGATGTTCAAATGATTGGTGGTATTACCTTGCACGAGGGTTGTGTGGCAGAGATGCGCACCGGTGAAGGTAAAACTCTGGTGGCAACCTTACCTGTTTATCTAAATGCATTATCGGGTAAGGGGGTTCACGTTGTTACAGTGAACGACTATCTGGCCAGCCGTGACGCTGAATGGATGCGTCCACTCTATGAATCTCTGGGCTTGACGGTTGGTGTGGTGCTATCGCGCCAAGACCCAGAAGTGAAGCGCACCGCTTATGCTTGCGATATTACTTACGGAACTAACAACGAGTTTGGCTTTGATTATCTTCGCGACAATATGGCATTTAGCCTCGCAGAAAAAGTGCAGCGCGACTTCAACTTTGCGGTTGTGGATGAGGTTGACTCCATTCTTATCGACGAAGCACGTACCCCGCTGATCATCTCTGGCCCTGCCGAAGATAGCTCTGCAATGTACCAGAAGATCAACACGTTTATTCCTAACTTGAAAAAGTTTGATGGTGAAATTGATCCAAAAGATACGCAGCAGGAGATAGAAGAGCATTTTGTTGTCGATGAGAAAAACCGTACGGTTGAACTGACAGAAGCGGGACATCAAATTGTTGAGGATATGCTGACGCAACAGGGTGTTTTAGCGGAAGGTGAAAGCTTATACGCACCTCATAACCTGAATTTACTTCATCACGTGTTGGCGGCTCTTCGAGCACATAATCTGTTTACGCGGGATAAAGACTATATCGTACAGGATGGGCAGGTTGTCATCGTTGATGAGCATACCGGGCGCATCATGCCGGGACGTCGTTGGTCAGAAGGTCTGCATCAGGCGGTTGAAGCAAAAGAGGGCGTGGCGATCCAACTGGAAAGCCAGACACTGGCTTCCACTACGTTCCAGAACTACTTCCGGTTATACGATAAGCTGGCAGGGATGACCGGAACCGCTGATACCGAAGCGTTCGAATTACGTCAGATCTATGGCCTTGATGTCATTGTTATTCCAACCAACCGCCCAGTCTCACGTATTGATATGAACGATATTGTCTTCCTGACCATGGAAGAGAAATATGATGCCATCATTAAAGAGATTCGCGATTGTCAGGAACGTGGTCAACCAACACTGGTTGGTACCGCATCGGTTGAGTCGTCTGAGCTGATTTCAAACTACCTGAATAAAGCGGGCGTCAAACATAATGTCCTTAACGCTAAGAATCATGAGCGCGAGGCGAATATTATCGCTGAGGCAGGTCGCCCAGGTGCGGTGACGATTGCAACGAACATGGCGGGTCGTGGTACCGACATCATGTTGGGCGGCAAGCTTGAGCTTGAGCTTGAAGCTTTGGAAAACCCAACGGATGCTGATATCGAGGCGATGAAACAAGATTGGGAACAGCGTCATGCCAAAGTATTAGAAGCGGGTGGTTTGCATATTATTGGTACAGAGCGTCATGAGTCTCGCCGTATCGATAACCAGCTACGTGGCCGTGCAGGGCGACAGGGTGATCCGGGTTCATCACGCTTCTTCCTCTCCCTTGAAGATGATTTGATGCGTATCTTTGCCTCCGAACGTGTACGCACGTTTATGCAGGCACTGGGAATGGAGAAAGGTGAAGCGATCGAGCATAAGATGGTGTCAAACGCCATTGAGAAAGCTCAACGTAAAGTGGAAGGTCGTAACTTCGATATTCGTAAGTCGCTGCTGGAATATGATGATGTTGCTAATGATCAACGTACGGTCATTTATGCACAGCGTAATGAGCTGATGGAAACGGATGATGTTTCTGACTCTATTATTGCGATTCGTGAAGAGATGGTAGAGAGCACCATCAGTAACTTTATTCCGCCGCAAAGTATTGAAGAGCAATGGGATATTCCAGGTCTTGAGCGCTCATTGCAGGCTGAGTATGGTTTAGAGATGCCAGTTCAGCAGTGGCTCGACGAAGATAGCACACTGCATGAAGAAACGTTGCGCGAGAAAATTCTAAACGAGATTAAAGCCGCGTATGCTGCTAAAGAAGCCGTGGTTGGTGAACAAAGTATTCGTCTGTTTGAAAAGCAGGTGATGCTCCAAGTGCTCGACACACTCTGGAAAGAACACTTACAAACGATGGACCACCTACGACAGGGGATTCACCTGCGTGGATATGCGCAGAAAAACCCGAAGCAGGAGTATAAGCGCGAATCATTTGAGCTGTTCCAAGGCTTACTAGAAAACATCAAGCGTGATGTCATTAAAATTATTAGCCATGTGCAGGTGCAAATGCCGGAAGAAGTTGAGGCGATGGAGCAGCAACGTCGAGAGCAAGCTGAGCGCCAGCAGATGAACTTTGAGCATGATAGTGAGAACGCTTTGGCAGAAGGCGCGGAAGAATCTGCAGACCAAGGGGGTGATACCTTTGTTCGAGAAGAGCGCAAAGTAGGTCGAAATGAACCATGTCCCTGTGGTTCTGGTAAAAAGTATAAACAGTGTCATGGCAAGTTAAGCTGA